A region of Ficedula albicollis isolate OC2 chromosome 10, FicAlb1.5, whole genome shotgun sequence DNA encodes the following proteins:
- the FAM96A gene encoding MIP18 family protein FAM96A: MEHDRAIEVYDIIRTIRDPEKPNTLEELEVVTENCVEVQEIGEDEYLVIIRFTPTVPHCSLATLIGLCLRIKLQRCLPFRHKLEIYISEGTHSTEEDINKQINDKERVAAAMENPNLREIVEQCVTEPD; this comes from the exons ATGGAGCACGACAGGGCCATCGAGGTCTACG ATATCATCCGGACTATCCGGGACCCGGAGAAGCCCAACACGCTGGAAGAACTGGAAGTGGTGACGGAGAACTGTGTGGAGGTGCAGGAGATAGGGGAGGATGAATATCTGGTCATCATCAGGTTTACACCGACAGTACCTCATTGCTCCTTGGCCACTCTGATCG GCCTTTGTTTAAGAATAAAACTTCAGAGATGTTTGCCTTTTAGACACAAG CTGGAAATCTACATTTCTGAGGGCACACATTCCACGGAGGAGGACA TCAACAAGCAGATCAATGACAAGGAGAGGGTGGCAGCAGCCATGGAGAACCCCAACCTGCGGGAGATCGTGGAGCAGTGTGTGACTGAGCCCGACTAG